The following coding sequences lie in one Paramormyrops kingsleyae isolate MSU_618 chromosome 15, PKINGS_0.4, whole genome shotgun sequence genomic window:
- the sass6 gene encoding spindle assembly abnormal protein 6 homolog isoform X1: MSEKLFNKVLEVHIKCKDCEDRRSTIRIIVELQLTTNPVHKRDLVVRLTDDADPYFLYNLTISEEDFQSLKVQQGLLVDFSAFPQKFIDLLNLCISEQDKDSPRFLLQLSSSSQLLEHSHASLNIVETNAFKHLTHLSLKLLHGTDVDIKKYLASCLSQLKEEKQQLEQKLKRTEEDLTRQLSYTQQTLSEKSRELDKLRGEWTSHTTSLSSRHTQDLTTEREKALETQTKLQQQSEHLRRELEATHLQSTQHLQSRLTELEASNRDLTEKKYKADSTIRDMKAKLAGLEEECQRAKQQAMSLRRENGSLDQECHEKERQVNQLQTRVAVLEQEMKDKEQLVLRTKEVLEATQQQKTSVEGNVENKQLHIGKLEATVKSLSEELIKANGIIKKLQAETRALVGKIKVKNTVTVSQEKVLQETTERLHREQKELEETRQQLRRRDEEVSKLKEQLEATAQKLDESREVLKTNENVINWLNKQLNENQLARKPEPSGAFQTPPPQPLAVGGRVTGSSHMMLDSRPFAPGYPITSTLNSKHAFPLSSSVSSGSRPTFALYNEDTGPKVQFKPIGCKAGPSPVDVRQGGPTAHQGPASNKENREPPGLDSKYFERRDDSIPLHGLLPNSREAPRPTLTAGPPPSKPGLHSAPSAYFPS, from the exons ATGTCGGAGAAACTTTTCAATAAAGTGTTAGAAGTACACATCAAATGTAAAGACTGCGAAGACCG ACGTAGCACCATACGGATCATCGTTGAGCTTCAGCTGACTACAAATCCGGTGCACAAGAGA GATTTGGTAGTGCGGTTGACAGATGATGCCGACCCCTACTTTCTCTACAACCTTACCATTTCTGAGGAGGATTTTCAAAG TTTAAAAGTTCAGCAGGGCCTGTTGGTGGACTTCTCGGCCTTTCCTCAGAAATTTATCGATTTGTTAAACCTGTGTATATCTGAACAAGACAAAGACAGTCCGAG GTTTCTTCTCCAGTTGTCCTCTTCATCTCAGCTGCTGGAGCACAGCCACGCGAGCCTGAACATTGTGGAAACCAACGCATTCAAACACCTCACACACCTGTCTCTGAAGCTCCTGCATGGGACGGATGTCGATATCAAAAAGTATCTGGCCAGCTGCCTCTCCCAGCTGAAG GAGGAGAAGCAGCAGCTGGAACAGAAACTGAAGAGAACAGAGGAGGACCTGACCAGGCAGCTCAGCTATACACAGCAG ACGCTGTCGGAGAAGAGCCGGGAGCTGGATAAATTGCGGGGGGAATGGACGTCCCACACCACCTCCCTGTCCAGCCGGCATACCCAGGACCTCACGACCGAGCGGGAGAAGGCGTTAGAG ACCCAAACGAAACTCCAGCAGCAGAGCGAGCATCTGCGCAGGGAGCTGGAGGCCACGCACCTGCAGAGCACGCAGCACCTCCAGAGCCGGCTGACCGAGTTGGAAGCCTCCAACCGAGACCTGACGGAGAAGAAGTACAAGGCCGACTCGACCATCCGTGACATGAAAGCCAAGCTGGCAGGACTGGAGGAG GAGTGCCAGCGGGCGAAGCAGCAGGCCATGTCACTGCGACGGGAGAATGGCTCGCTGGACCAGGAGTGCCACGAGAAGGAACGGCAGGTCAACCAGCTGCAGACGCGAGTGGCCGTCCTGGAGCAGGAGATGAAGGACAAGGAGCAGCTGGTGCTGCGCACCAAGGAGGTGCTGGAGGCCACGCAGCAGCAGAAG ACATCCGTGGAAGGGAACGTCGAGAACAAGCAGCTTCACATCGGAAAACTGGAGGCCACCGTAAAGTCCTTATCCGAGGAGCTGATCAAG GCGAACGGCATCATCAAGAAGCTGCAGGCGGAGACGAGGGCGTTGGTGGGGAAGATCAAGGTGAAGAACACAGTGACCGTGTCTCAGGAGAAGGTGCTGCAGGAGACCACGGAGAGGCTCCACAGGGagcagaaggagctggaggagacgAGGCAGCAGCTGAGGCGTAGAGACGAGGAG GTATCAAAACTGAAAGAACAACTGGAAGCTACTGCTCAGAAACTGGATGAGAGCAGAGAGGTGTTAAAGACCAACGAGAATG TCATCAATTGGCTGAACAAGCAGTTGAATGAGAACCAGTTGGCCCGGAAGCCGGAACCTTCGGGGGCGTTCcagaccccgcccccccagccgcTGGCTGTGGGTGGCAGAGTGACCGGCTCTTCTCATATGATG CTGGACAGTCGGCCGTTCGCCCCAGGCTACCCCATCACCTCCACGCTGAATTCCAAGCACGCCTTCCCCCTGTCATCCTCTGTGAGCTCAGGCAGCCGCCCCACCTTCGCACTGTACAACGAGGACACTGGCCCCAAG GTGCAGTTCAAGCCCATTGGCTGTAAAGCAGGCCCATCTCCTGTGGATGTGAGGCAGGGGGGCCCCACGGCACATCAGGGTCCCGCCTCCAACAAGGAGAA CAGGGAGCCCCCAGGACTGGACTCCAAGTACTTTGAGAGGCGAGATGACAGCATTCCCTTGCATGGCCTCCTTCCCAACAGCAGAG AAGCCCCCAGACCAACTCTGACTGccggtccccccccctccaagccCGGACTGCACTCTGCCCCCTCAGCATATTTTCCAAGCTGA
- the sass6 gene encoding spindle assembly abnormal protein 6 homolog isoform X2, with the protein MSEKLFNKVLEVHIKCKDCEDRRSTIRIIVELQLTTNPVHKRDLVVRLTDDADPYFLYNLTISEEDFQSLKVQQGLLVDFSAFPQKFIDLLNLCISEQDKDSPRFLLQLSSSSQLLEHSHASLNIVETNAFKHLTHLSLKLLHGTDVDIKKYLASCLSQLKEEKQQLEQKLKRTEEDLTRQLSYTQQTLSEKSRELDKLRGEWTSHTTSLSSRHTQDLTTEREKALETQTKLQQQSEHLRRELEATHLQSTQHLQSRLTELEASNRDLTEKKYKADSTIRDMKAKLAGLEEECQRAKQQAMSLRRENGSLDQECHEKERQVNQLQTRVAVLEQEMKDKEQLVLRTKEVLEATQQQKTSVEGNVENKQLHIGKLEATVKSLSEELIKANGIIKKLQAETRALVGKIKVKNTVTVSQEKVLQETTERLHREQKELEETRQQLRRRDEEVSKLKEQLEATAQKLDESREVLKTNENVINWLNKQLNENQLARKPEPSGAFQTPPPQPLAVGGRVTGSSHMMLDSRPFAPGYPITSTLNSKHAFPLSSSQVQFKPIGCKAGPSPVDVRQGGPTAHQGPASNKENREPPGLDSKYFERRDDSIPLHGLLPNSREAPRPTLTAGPPPSKPGLHSAPSAYFPS; encoded by the exons ATGTCGGAGAAACTTTTCAATAAAGTGTTAGAAGTACACATCAAATGTAAAGACTGCGAAGACCG ACGTAGCACCATACGGATCATCGTTGAGCTTCAGCTGACTACAAATCCGGTGCACAAGAGA GATTTGGTAGTGCGGTTGACAGATGATGCCGACCCCTACTTTCTCTACAACCTTACCATTTCTGAGGAGGATTTTCAAAG TTTAAAAGTTCAGCAGGGCCTGTTGGTGGACTTCTCGGCCTTTCCTCAGAAATTTATCGATTTGTTAAACCTGTGTATATCTGAACAAGACAAAGACAGTCCGAG GTTTCTTCTCCAGTTGTCCTCTTCATCTCAGCTGCTGGAGCACAGCCACGCGAGCCTGAACATTGTGGAAACCAACGCATTCAAACACCTCACACACCTGTCTCTGAAGCTCCTGCATGGGACGGATGTCGATATCAAAAAGTATCTGGCCAGCTGCCTCTCCCAGCTGAAG GAGGAGAAGCAGCAGCTGGAACAGAAACTGAAGAGAACAGAGGAGGACCTGACCAGGCAGCTCAGCTATACACAGCAG ACGCTGTCGGAGAAGAGCCGGGAGCTGGATAAATTGCGGGGGGAATGGACGTCCCACACCACCTCCCTGTCCAGCCGGCATACCCAGGACCTCACGACCGAGCGGGAGAAGGCGTTAGAG ACCCAAACGAAACTCCAGCAGCAGAGCGAGCATCTGCGCAGGGAGCTGGAGGCCACGCACCTGCAGAGCACGCAGCACCTCCAGAGCCGGCTGACCGAGTTGGAAGCCTCCAACCGAGACCTGACGGAGAAGAAGTACAAGGCCGACTCGACCATCCGTGACATGAAAGCCAAGCTGGCAGGACTGGAGGAG GAGTGCCAGCGGGCGAAGCAGCAGGCCATGTCACTGCGACGGGAGAATGGCTCGCTGGACCAGGAGTGCCACGAGAAGGAACGGCAGGTCAACCAGCTGCAGACGCGAGTGGCCGTCCTGGAGCAGGAGATGAAGGACAAGGAGCAGCTGGTGCTGCGCACCAAGGAGGTGCTGGAGGCCACGCAGCAGCAGAAG ACATCCGTGGAAGGGAACGTCGAGAACAAGCAGCTTCACATCGGAAAACTGGAGGCCACCGTAAAGTCCTTATCCGAGGAGCTGATCAAG GCGAACGGCATCATCAAGAAGCTGCAGGCGGAGACGAGGGCGTTGGTGGGGAAGATCAAGGTGAAGAACACAGTGACCGTGTCTCAGGAGAAGGTGCTGCAGGAGACCACGGAGAGGCTCCACAGGGagcagaaggagctggaggagacgAGGCAGCAGCTGAGGCGTAGAGACGAGGAG GTATCAAAACTGAAAGAACAACTGGAAGCTACTGCTCAGAAACTGGATGAGAGCAGAGAGGTGTTAAAGACCAACGAGAATG TCATCAATTGGCTGAACAAGCAGTTGAATGAGAACCAGTTGGCCCGGAAGCCGGAACCTTCGGGGGCGTTCcagaccccgcccccccagccgcTGGCTGTGGGTGGCAGAGTGACCGGCTCTTCTCATATGATG CTGGACAGTCGGCCGTTCGCCCCAGGCTACCCCATCACCTCCACGCTGAATTCCAAGCACGCCTTCCCCCTGTCATCCTCT CAGGTGCAGTTCAAGCCCATTGGCTGTAAAGCAGGCCCATCTCCTGTGGATGTGAGGCAGGGGGGCCCCACGGCACATCAGGGTCCCGCCTCCAACAAGGAGAA CAGGGAGCCCCCAGGACTGGACTCCAAGTACTTTGAGAGGCGAGATGACAGCATTCCCTTGCATGGCCTCCTTCCCAACAGCAGAG AAGCCCCCAGACCAACTCTGACTGccggtccccccccctccaagccCGGACTGCACTCTGCCCCCTCAGCATATTTTCCAAGCTGA
- the sass6 gene encoding spindle assembly abnormal protein 6 homolog isoform X3, translating to MSEKLFNKVLEVHIKCKDCEDRRSTIRIIVELQLTTNPVHKRDLVVRLTDDADPYFLYNLTISEEDFQSLKVQQGLLVDFSAFPQKFIDLLNLCISEQDKDSPRFLLQLSSSSQLLEHSHASLNIVETNAFKHLTHLSLKLLHGTDVDIKKYLASCLSQLKEEKQQLEQKLKRTEEDLTRQLSYTQQTLSEKSRELDKLRGEWTSHTTSLSSRHTQDLTTEREKALETQTKLQQQSEHLRRELEATHLQSTQHLQSRLTELEASNRDLTEKKYKADSTIRDMKAKLAGLEEECQRAKQQAMSLRRENGSLDQECHEKERQVNQLQTRVAVLEQEMKDKEQLVLRTKEVLEATQQQKTSVEGNVENKQLHIGKLEATVKSLSEELIKANGIIKKLQAETRALVGKIKVKNTVTVSQEKVLQETTERLHREQKELEETRQQLRRRDEEVSKLKEQLEATAQKLDESREVLKTNENVINWLNKQLNENQLARKPEPSGAFQTPPPQPLAVGGRVTGSSHMMLDSRPFAPGYPITSTLNSKHAFPLSSSVQFKPIGCKAGPSPVDVRQGGPTAHQGPASNKENREPPGLDSKYFERRDDSIPLHGLLPNSREAPRPTLTAGPPPSKPGLHSAPSAYFPS from the exons ATGTCGGAGAAACTTTTCAATAAAGTGTTAGAAGTACACATCAAATGTAAAGACTGCGAAGACCG ACGTAGCACCATACGGATCATCGTTGAGCTTCAGCTGACTACAAATCCGGTGCACAAGAGA GATTTGGTAGTGCGGTTGACAGATGATGCCGACCCCTACTTTCTCTACAACCTTACCATTTCTGAGGAGGATTTTCAAAG TTTAAAAGTTCAGCAGGGCCTGTTGGTGGACTTCTCGGCCTTTCCTCAGAAATTTATCGATTTGTTAAACCTGTGTATATCTGAACAAGACAAAGACAGTCCGAG GTTTCTTCTCCAGTTGTCCTCTTCATCTCAGCTGCTGGAGCACAGCCACGCGAGCCTGAACATTGTGGAAACCAACGCATTCAAACACCTCACACACCTGTCTCTGAAGCTCCTGCATGGGACGGATGTCGATATCAAAAAGTATCTGGCCAGCTGCCTCTCCCAGCTGAAG GAGGAGAAGCAGCAGCTGGAACAGAAACTGAAGAGAACAGAGGAGGACCTGACCAGGCAGCTCAGCTATACACAGCAG ACGCTGTCGGAGAAGAGCCGGGAGCTGGATAAATTGCGGGGGGAATGGACGTCCCACACCACCTCCCTGTCCAGCCGGCATACCCAGGACCTCACGACCGAGCGGGAGAAGGCGTTAGAG ACCCAAACGAAACTCCAGCAGCAGAGCGAGCATCTGCGCAGGGAGCTGGAGGCCACGCACCTGCAGAGCACGCAGCACCTCCAGAGCCGGCTGACCGAGTTGGAAGCCTCCAACCGAGACCTGACGGAGAAGAAGTACAAGGCCGACTCGACCATCCGTGACATGAAAGCCAAGCTGGCAGGACTGGAGGAG GAGTGCCAGCGGGCGAAGCAGCAGGCCATGTCACTGCGACGGGAGAATGGCTCGCTGGACCAGGAGTGCCACGAGAAGGAACGGCAGGTCAACCAGCTGCAGACGCGAGTGGCCGTCCTGGAGCAGGAGATGAAGGACAAGGAGCAGCTGGTGCTGCGCACCAAGGAGGTGCTGGAGGCCACGCAGCAGCAGAAG ACATCCGTGGAAGGGAACGTCGAGAACAAGCAGCTTCACATCGGAAAACTGGAGGCCACCGTAAAGTCCTTATCCGAGGAGCTGATCAAG GCGAACGGCATCATCAAGAAGCTGCAGGCGGAGACGAGGGCGTTGGTGGGGAAGATCAAGGTGAAGAACACAGTGACCGTGTCTCAGGAGAAGGTGCTGCAGGAGACCACGGAGAGGCTCCACAGGGagcagaaggagctggaggagacgAGGCAGCAGCTGAGGCGTAGAGACGAGGAG GTATCAAAACTGAAAGAACAACTGGAAGCTACTGCTCAGAAACTGGATGAGAGCAGAGAGGTGTTAAAGACCAACGAGAATG TCATCAATTGGCTGAACAAGCAGTTGAATGAGAACCAGTTGGCCCGGAAGCCGGAACCTTCGGGGGCGTTCcagaccccgcccccccagccgcTGGCTGTGGGTGGCAGAGTGACCGGCTCTTCTCATATGATG CTGGACAGTCGGCCGTTCGCCCCAGGCTACCCCATCACCTCCACGCTGAATTCCAAGCACGCCTTCCCCCTGTCATCCTCT GTGCAGTTCAAGCCCATTGGCTGTAAAGCAGGCCCATCTCCTGTGGATGTGAGGCAGGGGGGCCCCACGGCACATCAGGGTCCCGCCTCCAACAAGGAGAA CAGGGAGCCCCCAGGACTGGACTCCAAGTACTTTGAGAGGCGAGATGACAGCATTCCCTTGCATGGCCTCCTTCCCAACAGCAGAG AAGCCCCCAGACCAACTCTGACTGccggtccccccccctccaagccCGGACTGCACTCTGCCCCCTCAGCATATTTTCCAAGCTGA